One window of the Diospyros lotus cultivar Yz01 chromosome 12, ASM1463336v1, whole genome shotgun sequence genome contains the following:
- the LOC127787655 gene encoding uncharacterized protein LOC127787655 produces MDLVQLVIVWNGEWNDNKYIGGNRMCAGIYKNTTFTQLVEIVYTVTGIDKTRYDITIHFVTEHSSELPATKFPIKDDYGVRFIMCDDRKYKVMYVDMICKDIGVCNLRSGGNQDSGAVPFTSAHSPLQNDDFGIYGMDGLSDDAPDTNDDCDNETDDNSDDSDGDNSDSGGDERGVSPEYPEVRFSGSQFEDNHLQRNWIVPGVENYAIEETRPEVSIPYQGDLLHMGALFRSKQELILAFGQYCVDVKMDYRVRRSCTIRFEAGCKDVNCKFMLRARCRPGCSFWHVVKFMPSHTCTPDVYDSHFRSVKAIVIGSLFSERVTSSEYTPKMLMGELLEQHGVQIMYTKAWRSLQHAKILTYGNANESYQQLPSYFHMLKETNPGSITAIETDENNCFLYSFFALGACLHGFQSYIRPVVAVDATHLKGEHKGVIFVATCKDGEEMIYPIAFGFGDALQMR; encoded by the exons ATGGATTTAGTGCAGTTGGTTATCGTGTGGAACGgggaatggaatgataataagtatATTGGGGGTAATAGGATGTGTGCGGGAATCTACAAAAATACGACTTTTACTCAATTGGTTGAGATTGTGTACACGGTGACaggaattgataaaacaagaTACGACATCACCATTCATTTTGTAACGGAACACTCAAGTGAACTTCCAGCTACCAAGTTCCCTATCAAGGACGACTACGGTGTCAGGTTTATTATGTGCgatgacagaaaatataaagtgatgtatgttgatatgatttgtAAAGATATTGGAGTTTGTAACCTACGTAGTGGTGGTAATCAAGATTCAGGTGCCGTTCCATTTACATCTGCACATAGTCCActacaaaatgatgattttggtatATATGGTATGGATGGTTTGTCAGATGACGCTCCAGACACGAATGATGATTGTGATAATGAAACTGATGATAATAGTGACGATAGCGATGGTGATAATAGTGATAGTGGTGGTGATGAAAGAGGAGTGAGTCCGGAGTACCCAGAAGTAAGATTTTCAGGTTCACAATTTGAGGACAACCATTTACAAAGAAACTGGATTGTTCCTggtgtagaaaattatgcaattgaggAAACAAGACCCGAAGTGTCAATTCCATACCAGGGTGATCTTTTACACATGGGTGCACTCTTTAGAAGTAAACAGgaactaattttggcatttggacaatattgtgttgatgtgaagatGGACTATCGAGTCAGACGTTCGTGCACAATTCGATTTGAGGCTGGTTGCAAGGATGTGAACTGCAAATTTATGCTTCGTGCAAGATGCAGACCTGGTTGTTCGTTTTGGCATGTGGTGAAATTTATGCCTAGTCACACGTGTACTCCGGATGTCTACGATTCACATTTTCGAAGTGTGAAGGCTATTGTCATCGGAAGTTTGTTCTCTGAAAGAGTGACGAGTAGTGAATATACACCTAAAATGCTAATGGGGGAGTTGTTGGAGCAACATGGTGTGCAAATTATGTATACTAAAGCTTGGAGGTCTTTACAACATGCAAAGATACTTACTTATGGTAATGCTAATGAATCATATCAGCAACTaccctcatattttcacatgttaaaagaaacaaatcctgGCAGCATCACGGCAATAGAGACAgatgaaaataattgttttttatattcattttttgcactcGGAGCTTGCCTTCATGGTTTCCAGTCTTACATAAGACCGGTTGTTGCCGTTGATGCCACACATTTGAAAGGTGAACACAAAGGGGTGATATTCGTTGCCACTTGCAAAGATGGGGAGGAAATGATTTATCCCATcgcttttggatttggagatg CATTGCAAATGCGATGA
- the LOC127787656 gene encoding uncharacterized protein LOC127787656 — MTAFYLAAYSYTTIECDTYLAEIQSMHPQTHLTLMEARPEKWSRAYCPRRRYSMMTTNIAESLNKCMMKARRLPITSAHEFLRHMLQKWFSDRRAAAARLETIVTSAAVAHVNLAHAKTLDRGCRVVPVIQGNKYLVQHAKEGDGIVDIVASTCSCRKWDIDQMPCLHAIAVSSFMRVHYHMLCHSYYTADWVRRAYALPINPLPNKTAWILPAYVRQMVILPPVQRRQPGRPRNGRIPSMGEARRRKKCGKCGELGHNSLGCPNEWTSSIGESSTATTPESRGVARASARASRKCSICKETGHTRRRCPIQLSIPGDDNIINEENNQ, encoded by the exons ATGACTGCATTCTACCTTGCAGCATACAGCTACACCACAATAGAGTGTGATACATACTTGGCAGAAATACAATCGATGCATCCTCAGACTCATCTGACATTGATGGAAGCAAGACCAGAAAAGTGGTCACGAGCATATTgtccaagaagaagatattccatgatgaccaccaacattgccgagtctctcaataaatgcatgatgaaagcacgtcggttgcctataacaagtgcacatgaatttttgagacatatgctTCAGAAATGGTTTAGTGATAGGCGTGCTGCAGCTGCCAGACTCGAAACCATTGTGACCTCCGCTGCAGTGGCACATGTCAATTTGGCGCATGCCAAAACATTAGACCGAGGATGTCGTGTAGTTCCTGTAATACAAGGGAACAAATACCTCGTGCAACATGCAAAGGAAGGCGATGGGATAGTTGACATTGTTGCGAGTACATGTAGTTGTCGCAAGTGGGACATTGATCAAATGCCATGTCTTCATGCAATTGCTGTTAGCAG TTTCATGAGGGTGCACTACCATATGCTTTGCCATTCATATTACACCGCAGATTGGGTCAGACGTGCATATGCACTTCCCATCAATCCTCTCCCTAACAAGACTGCTTGGATTCTTCCAGCGTACGTCAGACAGATGGTTATACTCCCACCTGTGCAAAGAAGACAACCGGGTAGACCGAGAAATGGTCGAATTCCTTCCATGGGGGAAGCTCgtcgaagaaaaaaatgtggaaaatgcggTGAACTAGGACACAATAGTCTTGGTTGCCCTAATGAATGGACTTCCTCCATTGGAGAGTCGAGCACAGCCACTACTCCAGAATCCAGGGGCGTTGCTAGGGCCTCTGCAAGGGCAAGCCGAAAATGCAGCATTTGCAAAGAGACTGGACACACTCGTCGTCGGTGCCCTATACAATTGTCAATTCCAGGTGATGATAATATTATCAATGAAGAAAACAATCAATAG